The Vidua chalybeata isolate OUT-0048 chromosome 6, bVidCha1 merged haplotype, whole genome shotgun sequence genome has a segment encoding these proteins:
- the ARL14EP gene encoding ARL14 effector protein, with amino-acid sequence MNPCSVGVQLQATNECHKTYYTRHTGFKTKQDISSSDLLLLQLRTGITLSESNTICLHHAKIYIERFEDLQKSCCDPFNIHRKLSKKNLRAIDLDDAAFLSAKFGRQFVPGWKLCPKCMQIINGSVDVEPEERQRRRLDPDGRTAKALKSLQFANPGRQTEFTPETSKREKRRQTKISVFNSDRQVIPAKSKVYDSQGLLLYSGMDLCDCLDEDCLGCFYACPKCGSNKCGTECRCDRKWLYEQIEIEGGEIIKNKHVG; translated from the exons ATGAATCCTTGTTCAGTCGGAGTTCAGCTCCAAGCGACCAATGAATGCCATAAGACCTATTACACCCGTCACACTGGCTTCAAGACCAAACAAGACATCTCTTCATCTGAcctcctgctgcttcagctgaGGACTGGGATAACCCTGTCAGAGAGCAACACAATCTGCCTCCACCATGCCAAAATTTACATTGAACGGTTTGAAGACTTACAAAAATCCTGTTGTGATCCCTTTAACATCCACAGAAAGCTGTCGAAGAAAAACCTGCGAGCCATTGACTTAGACGATGCGGCTTTTCTGAGTGCCAAGTTTGGGAGGCAGTTTGTTCCTGGTTGGAAGCTTTGTCCCAAATGTATGCAGATAATAAATGGGAGCGTGGATGTGGAACCTGAGGAGCGACAAAGGAGAAGGCTGGATCCAGAT gGGCGTACAGCCAAGGCTTTAAAGTCTCTCCAGTTTGCTAACCCAGGACGACAGACTGAATTCACTCCAGAGACcagtaaaagggaaaaaagaaggcaaacaAAAATCTCAGTGTTTAATTCAGACAG GCAAGTTATCCCAGCCAAGAGTAAGGTGTACGacagccaggggctgctgctctaCAGCGGGATGGACCTGTGTGACTGCCTGGATGAAGATTGCCTGGGCTGCTTCTACGCCTGCCCCAAGTGCGGCTCCAACAAGTGCGGCACCGAGTGCCGCTGCGACCGCAAGTGGCTCTACGAGCAGATCGAGATCGAGGGAGGGGAGATCATCAAGAACAAGCACGTTGGGTAG